One Carassius auratus strain Wakin chromosome 3, ASM336829v1, whole genome shotgun sequence genomic region harbors:
- the LOC113048180 gene encoding sodium channel protein type 4 subunit alpha B-like isoform X2: protein MASLLPPPGADVFHPFTLESLAEIERRMAEEATEQEQMKALNIEVPEEDLPKPRGDLEAGKVLPFIYGDPPPNLLNVPLEELDPFYKAKKTFIVVTKGNTIYRFNAEPACYILSPFNPIRRVAIRILIHSLFSMFIMITILSNCVFMTMGDPPAWNKIVEYVFTGIYTFEALVKVLSRGFCIGDFTFLRDPWNWLDFMVISMAYVTEFVDLGNISALRTFRVLRALKTITVIPGLKTIVGALIQSVKKLADVMILTVFCLSVFALIGLQLFMGNLRQKCIKSFDWSNSDNLTVLFNHTEFNGTETANSTLNFQEYIENPENYYYVPGHMDPLICGNSSDAGKCPEGYTCLKAGPNPNYGYTSYDSFAWAFLALFRLMTQDFWENLFQLTLRAAGKTYMIFFVIIIFLGSFYLINLILAVVAMAYAEQNEATHAEAKEKEEEYAKILEQLKKQAEQKNNMVNGSKTSLSSRKKGDDDQIQNDFDGIALKPLSKSNGSKGSMNYLEVPNSQMRKSSAASATDDALDELEDIQRPCPPCWYKFADIFLKWDCCLPWVKLKKFIYLIVTDPFVDLGITICIVLNTVFMAMEHYPMTQHFEHMLTVGNLVFTGIFTAEMVLKLIALDPYYYFQVGWNIFDSIIVTMSLVELGLANVEGLSVLRSFRLMRVFKLAKSWPTLNMLIKIIGNSVGALGNLTLVLAIIVFIFAVVGMQLFGKSYRDCVCKISEDCELPRWHMTDFFHSFLIIFRILCGEWIETMWDCMEVAGQGMCIVVFMMVMVIGNLVVLNLFLALLLSSFSGDNLAASDDDGEMNNLQIAVARMTRGIDWVKAFVIGHFTQFLGLKPKEEGVKANEEIDSKVATMNSSLSVIKVPIANGESDDDDDGNSSSEDEDKEDIDKNSKKTDGDESSTCSTVDRPPDVVEVEEEEEEDSTVPEDCYTENCIRRCPCLELDVTQSKRKAWWNFRKTCFSIVEHNYFETFIIFMILLSSGALAFEDIYIEQRRVIKIILEYADQVFTYVFVIEMLLKWVAYGFKVYFTNAWCWLDFLIVDVSLISLTANILGYSELGAIKSLRTLRALRPLRALSRFEGMKVVVNALVGAIPSIFNVLLVCLIFWLIFSIMGVNLFAGKFYYCFNSTSEEVFPITQVNNKSECFVLKDADPNVRWMNMKVTFDNVGMGYLSLLQVATFKGWMDIMYSAVDSREVEMQPDYESNLYMYIYFVIFIIFGSFFTLNLFIGVIIDNFNQQKAKLGGTDIFMTEEQKKYYNAMKKLGSKKPQKPIPRPTNCFQGLVFDLVTKQFFDIFIMVMICLNMVTMMVETDDQSEEKEYILFLINLVFIILFTGECILKITALRYHYFSIGWNIFDFVVVILSIAGLLLADLIEKYFVSPTLFRVIRLARIGRVLRLIRGAKGIRTLLFALMMSLPALFNIGLLLFLIMFIFSIFGMSNFAYVKKEAGIDDMFNFETFGNSIICLFMITTSAGWDGLLAPILNSPPDCDPDVENPGSPVRGNCGNAAVGIVFFCSYIVMSFLVVVNMYIAIILENFNVATEESSDPLCEDDFEMFYETWEKFDPTASQFIAYSSLSEFCDTLKDPLRIPKPNTLTLITMDLPMVPGDKIHCLDILLALTTHVLGDSGQMDAMKATMEEKFMANNPSKVSYEPIISTLRRKQEEVAALTIQSAYRKHVLKRGLKQASYMYREKTNSKRHGEEAPEKVGMIAKKMSHLYGDQAIEDDKPTSFSFSQRGKPLYGVTVRVQRDVVLHSAPFPAPDSSATAEKLRESIV from the exons ATGGCGAGCCTGCTCCCTCCCCCAGGTGCCGATGTCTTCCACCCGTTCACTTTGGAGTCGCTCGCCGAGATCGAGCGGCGGATGGCAGAAGAAGCCACCGAGCAGGAGCAGATGAAGGCCCTGAATATCGAGGTGCCTGAGGAGGATCTGCCCAAACCCAGAGGTGATTTGGAAGCAGGAAAGGTCCTACCATTCATCTACGGAGACCCTCCACCAAATCTCCTCAATGTTCCTCTTGAAGAGTTGGATCCATTCTACAAAGCAAAAAAA ACATTCATCGTGGTCACCAAAGGGAATACAATATACCGATTCAACGCAGAACCTGCATGCTACATTCTAAGTCCATTCAACCCTATCCGACGAGTGGCCATAAGGATACTCATACATTC ATTATTTAGCATGTTCATCATGATAACCATCTTGTCAAACTGCGTGTTCATGACGATGGGTGACCCTCCAGCATGGAATAAAATAGTAGA GTACGTTTTTACTGGCATCTACACCTTTGAGGCGCTTGTAAAGGTGCTGTCCAGAGGCTTCTGCATTGGTGATTTCACATTCCTGAGAGATCCGTGGAATTGGCTGGATTTTATGGTCATCTCCATGGC GTACGTCACAGAGTTTGTGGACTTGGGGAATATATCTGCCCTGAGGACTTTCCGTGTTCTTCGGGCcctaaaaacaattactgtaatccCAG GTCTTAAAACCATTGTTGGCGCCTTGATTCAGTCGGTGAAGAAATTGGCGGATGTCATGATCCTCACTGTCTTCTGTCTCAGCGTGTTTGCTCTCATTGGTCTACAACTGTTTATGGGAAATTTGCGGCAAAAGTGCATCAAGTCTTTTGACTGGAGCAACAGTGATAACCTGACAGTGCTCTTCAATCACACTGAGTTTAATGGCACTGAAACGGCCAACAGCACATTGAACTTTCAGGAATATATTGAAAATCCAG AAAACTACTACTATGTGCCTGGGCATATGGATCCGTTAATTTGTGGTAACAGCTCTGATGCAGG GAAGTGCCCTGAGGGGTACACATGCCTGAAAGCTGGCCCAAACCCAAATTATGGCTACACTAGTTATGACAGTTTTGCATGGGCTTTCTTAGCCCTTTTCCGGCTAATGACTCAAGATTTCTGGGAGAACTTGTTCCAGTTG ACACTCCGTGCAGCAGGGAAGACGTACATGATCTTCTTTGTAATCATCATCTTCTTGGGTTCGTTCTACCTCATCAATCTGATTCTGGCTGTGGTGGCCATGGCGTATGCTGAACAGAATGAAGCCACCCATGCAGAAGCAAAAGAGAAGGAGGAAGAATATGCAAAAATCCTGGAACAGCTCAAGAAACAAGCTGAG CAAAAGAACAACATGGTCAATGGCAGTAAGACATCATTATCTAGCAGAAAGAAAGGTGATGATGACCAAATTCAGAACGACTTTGATGGGATCGCATTGAAACCTCTATCAAAGTCAAATGGATCCAAAGGCAGCATGAATTACTTAGAAGTCCCTAACTCGCAGATGAGAAAATCAAGTGCAGCGAGCGCTACAGACGATGCTTTAGATG AGCTGGAGGATATTCAAAGGCCGTGCCCTCCCTGCTGGTACAAGTTTGCTGACATATTCCTGAAATGGGATTGCTGCTTGCCATGGGTGAAATTAAAGAAGTTTATCTACCTAATTGTAACGGACCCTTTTGTGGATCTGGGCATCACCATCTGCATTGTGCTCAACACTGTGTTCATGGCTATGGAGCACTATCCTATGACTCAACATTTCGAACACATGTTGACAGTGGGGAACCTG GTTTTCACTGGTATCTTTACAGCAGAGATGGTGCTGAAACTTATTGCACTGGACCCATATTATTACTTCCAAGTTGGCTGGAACATTTTTGACAGCATAATTGTGACCATGAGTCTGGTGGAGTTGGGCTTAGCCAATGTTGAGGGCTTATCTGTGCTGAGGTCCTTCCGTCTG ATGCGTGTGTTCAAGCTGGCAAAATCTTGGCCAACACTAAACATGCTGATAAAAATCATTGGTAATTCTGTGGGTGCTCTTGGGAACCTGACCCTTGTCCTGGCCATTATTGTCTTCATCTTTGCTGTGGTGGGGATGCAGCTTTTCGGAAAAAGCTACAGGGACTGTGTGTGTAAGATCTCAGAGGATTGCGAGCTCCCTCGTTGGCACATGACAGATTTCTTTCACTCGTTTCTCATCATCTTTCGCATTCTGTGTGGGGAATGGATCGAAACAATGTGGGACTGCATGGAAGTGGCTGGCCAAGGCATGTGCATCGTTGTCTTCATGATGGTCATGGTGATAGGAAACCTAGTG GTGTTGAATCTCTTCCTGGCTCTGCTGCTCAGCTCCTTCAGTGGAGACAACCTGGCAGCGTCTGATGATGATGGGGAGATGAACAATCTGCAGATTGCCGTTGCTAGAATGACAAGAGGCATTGACTGGGTAAAGGCCTTCGTTATCGGACATTTCACACAGTTTCTGGGACTGAAGCCAAAGGAAGAGGGTGTGAAAGCAAACGAAGAAATCGATTCTAAAGTGGCCACCATGAATTCCAGCCTGTCCGTTATCAAAGTGCCTATAGCCAACGGTGAATcagatgatgacgatgatggcAACAGTTCTTCTGAGGATGAAGACAAAGAAGATATCGATAAAAATAgtaaa AAGACAGATGGAGATGAATCATCAACCTGCAGCACAGTGGACAGACCTCCTGATGTAGTAGaggtggaagaagaggaagaagaggactCCACCGTCCCTGAGGACTGCTACACAGAGA ACTGCATCAGGCGATGTCCTTGCTTGGAGCTGGATGTTACCCAAAGTAAAAGGAAGGCATGGTGGAATTTCCGTAAAACCTGCTTCTCCATTGTGGAGCACAACTATTTTGAAACCTTCATCATCTTCATGATCCTCCTCAGCAGTGGAGCTTTA gCATTTGAGGACATATACATTGAACAACGAAGAGTGATTAAAATCATTCTTGAATATGCAGATCAGGTCTTCACCTATGTTTTTGTCATTGAGATGCTTCTGAAATGGGTAGCCTATGGCTTCAAGGTCTATTTCACAAATGCATGGTGTTGGCTGGACTTTCTCATCGTTGAT GTGTCCCTAATCAGTTTGACTGCAAATATCTTAGGCTACTCTGAACTGGGGGCCATAAAGTCTCTCAGGACTTTGAGAGCACTGAGACCTCTTCGAGCTCTCTCCAGGTTTGAAGGAATGAAG GTGGTGGTGAACGCGCTGGTGGGGGCCATCCCATCCATCTTCAACGTTCTCTTGGTCTGCCTGATCTTTTGGCTCATCTTCAGCATCATGGGAGTCAACCTTTTTGCTGGAAAGTTCTACTACTGCTTCAACTCAACGTCCGAAGAAGTTTTCCCCATCACTCAGGTCAACAATAAGAGTGAGTGCTTCGTGCTCAAAGATGCTGATCCAAATGTGCGATGGATGAATATGAAGGTTACCTTTGATAACGTAGGCATGGGATACCTCTCCTTACTGCAAGTG GCAACATTCAAAGGATGGATGGACATCATGTATAGTGCTGTGGATTCTCGTGAA GTTGAAATGCAGCCGGACTATGAGTCAAACCTCTACATGTACATTTACTTTGTCATCTTCATCATTTTTGGCTCTTTCTTCACTCTTAATCTATTTATTGGTGTCATCATTGACAATTTCAACCAACAAAAGGCAAAG TTAGGAGGAACTGATATCTTCATGACAGAAGAGCAGAAAAAATACTACAATGCCATGAAGAAACTTGGCTCCAAAAAGCCACAGAAACCAATTCCAAGGCCCACG AACTGCTTCCAAGGTTTGGTATTTGACCTGGTCACCAAGCAGTTCTTTGACATCTTCATTATGGTGATGATCTGCCTGAACATGGTGACCATGATGGTGGAGACGGATGaccagagtgaagagaaggaatATATCCTGTTCCTTATCAACTTGGTCTTCATCATACTCTTCACCGGGGAGTGCATTCTCAAGATCACCGCCTTGCGCTATCACTACTTTTCCATTGGGTGGAacatttttgattttgttgtGGTCATTCTTTCAATTGCAG GTCTTTTGCTGGCAGATCTCATCGAGAAGTACTTTGTGTCGCCTACGCTGTTTCGTGTCATCCGACTGGCCAGAATTGGCCGTGTCCTGCGGCTCATCCGGGGTGCCAAAGGAATCCGGACGTTACTGTTTGCgctgatgatgtcacttcctgcccTCTTCAACATCGGCTTGCTTCTATTCttaatcatgtttattttctCCATATTTGGCATGTCCAACTTTGCCTATGTGAAAAAAGAAGCGGGCATCGATGACATGTTTAATTTCGAGACCTTCGGGAACAGTATCATATGTTTGTTCATGATCACAACCTCCGCCGGCTGGGATGGTTTGTTGGCACCTATACTCAACAGCCCACCAGACTGCGACCCGGATGTGGAGAACCCGGGATCTCCTGTCCGAGGAAACTGCGGCAATGCTGCGGTAGGCATCGTCTTCTTCTGCAGCTACATTGTCATGTCCTTCCTCGTCGTGGTCAACATGTACATAGCCATTATCCTAGAAAACTTCAATGTAGCGACGGAAGAAAGTAGCGACCCCTTGTGCGAGGATGACTTCGAGATGTTCTATGAAACCTGGGAGAAGTTCGACCCAACCGCCTCTCAGTTCATCGCTTACAGTAGCCTGTCTGAATTCTGCGACACGCTAAAAGACCCCCTGAGAATCCCGAAACCGAACACCCTTACGTTGATCACAATGGACCTTCCCATGGTCCCTGGCGATAAGATCCACTGTCTGGACATTCTCCTGGCCCTCACTACACATGTGCTGGGAGATTCTGGCCAGATGGATGCCATGAAAGCAACTATGGAGGAGAAGTTCATGGCCAACAATCCCTCAAAGGTTTCGTACGAGCCCATCATCAGCACTCTCAGACGGAAGCAAGAAGAAGTGGCCGCTTTGACCATTCAAAGTGCCTACCGTAAGCACGTCCTCAAACGTGGCCTCAAACAAGCCTCGTATATGTATAGAGAGAAGACAAACTCAAAGAGACACGGTGAAGAGGCTCCAGAAAAGGTGGGGATGATAGCTAAGAAAATGAGTCATCTTTATGGAGATCAAGCCATTGAGGACGACAAACCTACGAGTTTCTCCTTCTCTCAACGTGGGAAACCACTGTATGGGGTTACAGTGAGAGTACAGAGGGATGTGGTCTTGCACTCTGCTCCTTTTCCCGCTCCTGACTCGTCAGCCACTGCAGAAAAATTGAGGGAGTCCATTGTGTAA
- the LOC113048180 gene encoding sodium channel protein type 4 subunit alpha B-like isoform X1: protein MASLLPPPGADVFHPFTLESLAEIERRMAEEATEQEQMKALNIEVPEEDLPKPRGDLEAGKVLPFIYGDPPPNLLNVPLEELDPFYKAKKTFIVVTKGNTIYRFNAEPACYILSPFNPIRRVAIRILIHSLFSMFIMITILSNCVFMTMGDPPAWNKIVEYVFTGIYTFEALVKVLSRGFCIGDFTFLRDPWNWLDFMVISMAYVTEFVDLGNISALRTFRVLRALKTITVIPGLKTIVGALIQSVKKLADVMILTVFCLSVFALIGLQLFMGNLRQKCIKSFDWSNSDNLTVLFNHTEFNGTETANSTLNFQEYIENPENYYYVPGHMDPLICGNSSDAGKCPEGYTCLKAGPNPNYGYTSYDSFAWAFLALFRLMTQDFWENLFQLTLRAAGKTYMIFFVIIIFLGSFYLINLILAVVAMAYAEQNEATHAEAKEKEEEYAKILEQLKKQAEQQKNNMVNGSKTSLSSRKKGDDDQIQNDFDGIALKPLSKSNGSKGSMNYLEVPNSQMRKSSAASATDDALDELEDIQRPCPPCWYKFADIFLKWDCCLPWVKLKKFIYLIVTDPFVDLGITICIVLNTVFMAMEHYPMTQHFEHMLTVGNLVFTGIFTAEMVLKLIALDPYYYFQVGWNIFDSIIVTMSLVELGLANVEGLSVLRSFRLMRVFKLAKSWPTLNMLIKIIGNSVGALGNLTLVLAIIVFIFAVVGMQLFGKSYRDCVCKISEDCELPRWHMTDFFHSFLIIFRILCGEWIETMWDCMEVAGQGMCIVVFMMVMVIGNLVVLNLFLALLLSSFSGDNLAASDDDGEMNNLQIAVARMTRGIDWVKAFVIGHFTQFLGLKPKEEGVKANEEIDSKVATMNSSLSVIKVPIANGESDDDDDGNSSSEDEDKEDIDKNSKKTDGDESSTCSTVDRPPDVVEVEEEEEEDSTVPEDCYTENCIRRCPCLELDVTQSKRKAWWNFRKTCFSIVEHNYFETFIIFMILLSSGALAFEDIYIEQRRVIKIILEYADQVFTYVFVIEMLLKWVAYGFKVYFTNAWCWLDFLIVDVSLISLTANILGYSELGAIKSLRTLRALRPLRALSRFEGMKVVVNALVGAIPSIFNVLLVCLIFWLIFSIMGVNLFAGKFYYCFNSTSEEVFPITQVNNKSECFVLKDADPNVRWMNMKVTFDNVGMGYLSLLQVATFKGWMDIMYSAVDSREVEMQPDYESNLYMYIYFVIFIIFGSFFTLNLFIGVIIDNFNQQKAKLGGTDIFMTEEQKKYYNAMKKLGSKKPQKPIPRPTNCFQGLVFDLVTKQFFDIFIMVMICLNMVTMMVETDDQSEEKEYILFLINLVFIILFTGECILKITALRYHYFSIGWNIFDFVVVILSIAGLLLADLIEKYFVSPTLFRVIRLARIGRVLRLIRGAKGIRTLLFALMMSLPALFNIGLLLFLIMFIFSIFGMSNFAYVKKEAGIDDMFNFETFGNSIICLFMITTSAGWDGLLAPILNSPPDCDPDVENPGSPVRGNCGNAAVGIVFFCSYIVMSFLVVVNMYIAIILENFNVATEESSDPLCEDDFEMFYETWEKFDPTASQFIAYSSLSEFCDTLKDPLRIPKPNTLTLITMDLPMVPGDKIHCLDILLALTTHVLGDSGQMDAMKATMEEKFMANNPSKVSYEPIISTLRRKQEEVAALTIQSAYRKHVLKRGLKQASYMYREKTNSKRHGEEAPEKVGMIAKKMSHLYGDQAIEDDKPTSFSFSQRGKPLYGVTVRVQRDVVLHSAPFPAPDSSATAEKLRESIV from the exons ATGGCGAGCCTGCTCCCTCCCCCAGGTGCCGATGTCTTCCACCCGTTCACTTTGGAGTCGCTCGCCGAGATCGAGCGGCGGATGGCAGAAGAAGCCACCGAGCAGGAGCAGATGAAGGCCCTGAATATCGAGGTGCCTGAGGAGGATCTGCCCAAACCCAGAGGTGATTTGGAAGCAGGAAAGGTCCTACCATTCATCTACGGAGACCCTCCACCAAATCTCCTCAATGTTCCTCTTGAAGAGTTGGATCCATTCTACAAAGCAAAAAAA ACATTCATCGTGGTCACCAAAGGGAATACAATATACCGATTCAACGCAGAACCTGCATGCTACATTCTAAGTCCATTCAACCCTATCCGACGAGTGGCCATAAGGATACTCATACATTC ATTATTTAGCATGTTCATCATGATAACCATCTTGTCAAACTGCGTGTTCATGACGATGGGTGACCCTCCAGCATGGAATAAAATAGTAGA GTACGTTTTTACTGGCATCTACACCTTTGAGGCGCTTGTAAAGGTGCTGTCCAGAGGCTTCTGCATTGGTGATTTCACATTCCTGAGAGATCCGTGGAATTGGCTGGATTTTATGGTCATCTCCATGGC GTACGTCACAGAGTTTGTGGACTTGGGGAATATATCTGCCCTGAGGACTTTCCGTGTTCTTCGGGCcctaaaaacaattactgtaatccCAG GTCTTAAAACCATTGTTGGCGCCTTGATTCAGTCGGTGAAGAAATTGGCGGATGTCATGATCCTCACTGTCTTCTGTCTCAGCGTGTTTGCTCTCATTGGTCTACAACTGTTTATGGGAAATTTGCGGCAAAAGTGCATCAAGTCTTTTGACTGGAGCAACAGTGATAACCTGACAGTGCTCTTCAATCACACTGAGTTTAATGGCACTGAAACGGCCAACAGCACATTGAACTTTCAGGAATATATTGAAAATCCAG AAAACTACTACTATGTGCCTGGGCATATGGATCCGTTAATTTGTGGTAACAGCTCTGATGCAGG GAAGTGCCCTGAGGGGTACACATGCCTGAAAGCTGGCCCAAACCCAAATTATGGCTACACTAGTTATGACAGTTTTGCATGGGCTTTCTTAGCCCTTTTCCGGCTAATGACTCAAGATTTCTGGGAGAACTTGTTCCAGTTG ACACTCCGTGCAGCAGGGAAGACGTACATGATCTTCTTTGTAATCATCATCTTCTTGGGTTCGTTCTACCTCATCAATCTGATTCTGGCTGTGGTGGCCATGGCGTATGCTGAACAGAATGAAGCCACCCATGCAGAAGCAAAAGAGAAGGAGGAAGAATATGCAAAAATCCTGGAACAGCTCAAGAAACAAGCTGAG CAGCAAAAGAACAACATGGTCAATGGCAGTAAGACATCATTATCTAGCAGAAAGAAAGGTGATGATGACCAAATTCAGAACGACTTTGATGGGATCGCATTGAAACCTCTATCAAAGTCAAATGGATCCAAAGGCAGCATGAATTACTTAGAAGTCCCTAACTCGCAGATGAGAAAATCAAGTGCAGCGAGCGCTACAGACGATGCTTTAGATG AGCTGGAGGATATTCAAAGGCCGTGCCCTCCCTGCTGGTACAAGTTTGCTGACATATTCCTGAAATGGGATTGCTGCTTGCCATGGGTGAAATTAAAGAAGTTTATCTACCTAATTGTAACGGACCCTTTTGTGGATCTGGGCATCACCATCTGCATTGTGCTCAACACTGTGTTCATGGCTATGGAGCACTATCCTATGACTCAACATTTCGAACACATGTTGACAGTGGGGAACCTG GTTTTCACTGGTATCTTTACAGCAGAGATGGTGCTGAAACTTATTGCACTGGACCCATATTATTACTTCCAAGTTGGCTGGAACATTTTTGACAGCATAATTGTGACCATGAGTCTGGTGGAGTTGGGCTTAGCCAATGTTGAGGGCTTATCTGTGCTGAGGTCCTTCCGTCTG ATGCGTGTGTTCAAGCTGGCAAAATCTTGGCCAACACTAAACATGCTGATAAAAATCATTGGTAATTCTGTGGGTGCTCTTGGGAACCTGACCCTTGTCCTGGCCATTATTGTCTTCATCTTTGCTGTGGTGGGGATGCAGCTTTTCGGAAAAAGCTACAGGGACTGTGTGTGTAAGATCTCAGAGGATTGCGAGCTCCCTCGTTGGCACATGACAGATTTCTTTCACTCGTTTCTCATCATCTTTCGCATTCTGTGTGGGGAATGGATCGAAACAATGTGGGACTGCATGGAAGTGGCTGGCCAAGGCATGTGCATCGTTGTCTTCATGATGGTCATGGTGATAGGAAACCTAGTG GTGTTGAATCTCTTCCTGGCTCTGCTGCTCAGCTCCTTCAGTGGAGACAACCTGGCAGCGTCTGATGATGATGGGGAGATGAACAATCTGCAGATTGCCGTTGCTAGAATGACAAGAGGCATTGACTGGGTAAAGGCCTTCGTTATCGGACATTTCACACAGTTTCTGGGACTGAAGCCAAAGGAAGAGGGTGTGAAAGCAAACGAAGAAATCGATTCTAAAGTGGCCACCATGAATTCCAGCCTGTCCGTTATCAAAGTGCCTATAGCCAACGGTGAATcagatgatgacgatgatggcAACAGTTCTTCTGAGGATGAAGACAAAGAAGATATCGATAAAAATAgtaaa AAGACAGATGGAGATGAATCATCAACCTGCAGCACAGTGGACAGACCTCCTGATGTAGTAGaggtggaagaagaggaagaagaggactCCACCGTCCCTGAGGACTGCTACACAGAGA ACTGCATCAGGCGATGTCCTTGCTTGGAGCTGGATGTTACCCAAAGTAAAAGGAAGGCATGGTGGAATTTCCGTAAAACCTGCTTCTCCATTGTGGAGCACAACTATTTTGAAACCTTCATCATCTTCATGATCCTCCTCAGCAGTGGAGCTTTA gCATTTGAGGACATATACATTGAACAACGAAGAGTGATTAAAATCATTCTTGAATATGCAGATCAGGTCTTCACCTATGTTTTTGTCATTGAGATGCTTCTGAAATGGGTAGCCTATGGCTTCAAGGTCTATTTCACAAATGCATGGTGTTGGCTGGACTTTCTCATCGTTGAT GTGTCCCTAATCAGTTTGACTGCAAATATCTTAGGCTACTCTGAACTGGGGGCCATAAAGTCTCTCAGGACTTTGAGAGCACTGAGACCTCTTCGAGCTCTCTCCAGGTTTGAAGGAATGAAG GTGGTGGTGAACGCGCTGGTGGGGGCCATCCCATCCATCTTCAACGTTCTCTTGGTCTGCCTGATCTTTTGGCTCATCTTCAGCATCATGGGAGTCAACCTTTTTGCTGGAAAGTTCTACTACTGCTTCAACTCAACGTCCGAAGAAGTTTTCCCCATCACTCAGGTCAACAATAAGAGTGAGTGCTTCGTGCTCAAAGATGCTGATCCAAATGTGCGATGGATGAATATGAAGGTTACCTTTGATAACGTAGGCATGGGATACCTCTCCTTACTGCAAGTG GCAACATTCAAAGGATGGATGGACATCATGTATAGTGCTGTGGATTCTCGTGAA GTTGAAATGCAGCCGGACTATGAGTCAAACCTCTACATGTACATTTACTTTGTCATCTTCATCATTTTTGGCTCTTTCTTCACTCTTAATCTATTTATTGGTGTCATCATTGACAATTTCAACCAACAAAAGGCAAAG TTAGGAGGAACTGATATCTTCATGACAGAAGAGCAGAAAAAATACTACAATGCCATGAAGAAACTTGGCTCCAAAAAGCCACAGAAACCAATTCCAAGGCCCACG AACTGCTTCCAAGGTTTGGTATTTGACCTGGTCACCAAGCAGTTCTTTGACATCTTCATTATGGTGATGATCTGCCTGAACATGGTGACCATGATGGTGGAGACGGATGaccagagtgaagagaaggaatATATCCTGTTCCTTATCAACTTGGTCTTCATCATACTCTTCACCGGGGAGTGCATTCTCAAGATCACCGCCTTGCGCTATCACTACTTTTCCATTGGGTGGAacatttttgattttgttgtGGTCATTCTTTCAATTGCAG GTCTTTTGCTGGCAGATCTCATCGAGAAGTACTTTGTGTCGCCTACGCTGTTTCGTGTCATCCGACTGGCCAGAATTGGCCGTGTCCTGCGGCTCATCCGGGGTGCCAAAGGAATCCGGACGTTACTGTTTGCgctgatgatgtcacttcctgcccTCTTCAACATCGGCTTGCTTCTATTCttaatcatgtttattttctCCATATTTGGCATGTCCAACTTTGCCTATGTGAAAAAAGAAGCGGGCATCGATGACATGTTTAATTTCGAGACCTTCGGGAACAGTATCATATGTTTGTTCATGATCACAACCTCCGCCGGCTGGGATGGTTTGTTGGCACCTATACTCAACAGCCCACCAGACTGCGACCCGGATGTGGAGAACCCGGGATCTCCTGTCCGAGGAAACTGCGGCAATGCTGCGGTAGGCATCGTCTTCTTCTGCAGCTACATTGTCATGTCCTTCCTCGTCGTGGTCAACATGTACATAGCCATTATCCTAGAAAACTTCAATGTAGCGACGGAAGAAAGTAGCGACCCCTTGTGCGAGGATGACTTCGAGATGTTCTATGAAACCTGGGAGAAGTTCGACCCAACCGCCTCTCAGTTCATCGCTTACAGTAGCCTGTCTGAATTCTGCGACACGCTAAAAGACCCCCTGAGAATCCCGAAACCGAACACCCTTACGTTGATCACAATGGACCTTCCCATGGTCCCTGGCGATAAGATCCACTGTCTGGACATTCTCCTGGCCCTCACTACACATGTGCTGGGAGATTCTGGCCAGATGGATGCCATGAAAGCAACTATGGAGGAGAAGTTCATGGCCAACAATCCCTCAAAGGTTTCGTACGAGCCCATCATCAGCACTCTCAGACGGAAGCAAGAAGAAGTGGCCGCTTTGACCATTCAAAGTGCCTACCGTAAGCACGTCCTCAAACGTGGCCTCAAACAAGCCTCGTATATGTATAGAGAGAAGACAAACTCAAAGAGACACGGTGAAGAGGCTCCAGAAAAGGTGGGGATGATAGCTAAGAAAATGAGTCATCTTTATGGAGATCAAGCCATTGAGGACGACAAACCTACGAGTTTCTCCTTCTCTCAACGTGGGAAACCACTGTATGGGGTTACAGTGAGAGTACAGAGGGATGTGGTCTTGCACTCTGCTCCTTTTCCCGCTCCTGACTCGTCAGCCACTGCAGAAAAATTGAGGGAGTCCATTGTGTAA